The nucleotide window CGCCAAAAACAACTTCCTGTGCCTCATTGCCATGGAGCGCTACTTTGGCCTGGTCCATCCTCTCAGATTCCACAGGCTGCAGACCATGCAAGGTGCCACCAGGGTGAGCATTGCTTGTTGGCTCCTTGTGGCAACTCTCTGTGCTGTTGGCATTGGCTTACAGATGCAGGGTTCAGGGCTGACGCAGGAGCACTGCCTAGATGGCTCTGAGGTGAACTATGACTATAGTCAGTTTAGATTGTCCATCACAAGCTTGTCTTTCTTCATACCTTGCCTTCTCATGGGGTTCTTCTACTTCAGGGTCCTGCTTGAATTGAGGAAGGTGGCCTCTCTGGAGCAGAGAGCAAAGAGGCAAATCTACGGCTTCGTCTCCCTCATCAttgtcactttcttcctcctcttcatgCCTTTCCAGGTGATTTCATTTTACAGATATGTAATGGAAGCAAGGCTCAGAAGGGATGCAACCAGAAGCTGTGACATGGTAAGGGGCATCTTCATCTATGAACACACAACTTTGTGTTTAACAACCCTGGGCAACATCCTTGACCCTCTCCTTTACATCCTGCTTCTCAAAGATGTCCGGGCAGAGTTCAAGCATGTCTTCAGCTTCAAGGCTCACAGGACAGGAGTCTTATACAAGTCAGAACAGCAAGGGGTTCCACCGTGTGTTACTGGTGGTGACCAGACACAAGACCAGGTTGGGAtatagcagtggttctcaactttttttgctccattcccccctttcaccattgttcagaatataattccccccttcccaagatagtctctcatagcgtgttgacgtttcgcgagtgacggtggtgtttctcgtgagagaaaaaattcttagtttatattataacagaatttcttggagcactttctggtctttaaataataatttaattttgcaaatgaaaataatgctgcatgttcaagaattgattttaatctgtgacattcaataaactttattgaatgtcgcagattaaattaaaaacaaactacaattttacagattgtacataatctacaggacatcacactttgctgaataatggtcccaattccccccctggaatcctaaaattccccccaggggggaattcccccccttgttgagaacccatgggaTATAGGAAGTAACCACTAAACGTCCACATGCAGAACCTAATGGCTGAAAGCATTCTTGTCCCAGATCTTCAAAACATTACTTTGATTTCTGATCCTCTGGAACTGAGATCAAAGTGTTGACCTTAACTGGAGAAATGTGGATCCTAACTCAGTTATGGGTAATTCTAAATATAATAGTTATCCATTGGCAGCAACGTGACTTGTCATTTCATTGATGTTGGCTACTGATTTTATGCTGTCAGTGGGATTTGTTATTGAATCTGGTTTAGGGGCTATATACCAAAAATCCTTTACTAGGGGTAGCTAACCtggggccatccagatgttgttgagctccaTCTCCCACCAGCCCCTGCCAGTGTGGCTAATGaacagagatgatgagagttgtagtccagcaacatttggagggtaccatgttggttaTCCCTGTCCATACAATGGTTACATGTGACTCCACTCCCTAGAGAAGAATTTGGACTGGGATTATACACATATTAACAGCTGGACGAGGAGGAGCAAGGCATACAGAGGCCAGAAAAAGAACTGTAAGTGGAAAGGTGTCATATTTGTTATCTTTGGGACCCCCTggttgttgggagtaaagcaccaacacatgttaTGACCTGAACCAGTTGGGGCCAATTGAcaaaaaggcaatctattctcccttctgctgattcctcctctaaagtgtttgttgcttttgcaggctttgccCTTCTCTTtgtgtctttgttctcagttagtaatggctccctgagtgtaGGCTGCATGGCTGCTTCTGCACGAATGGTTTTTCTTctttgtggttgttgttatgtgccttcaagttgattatgacttatggcgaccctatgaatcagcgaccaccaatagcatctgttataaaccaccctgttcagatcttgtaagttatttgtctttttcgcggtccatccctttccaatggggaaccaccattgggcacccccatttcttttaaagctttccatagtttttcatgatctacacagtcaaaggctttgctgtaatctataaagcacagggtgatacctttctgaaattccttggtccattccattatccaacgtatgatctctggtacctcttctctttctaaatccagcttggacatctggcacttttcgttccatatatggtaagagcctttgttgagcATTATCaacaatcttgagcattattttacttgcatgggatattaaggcaattgatgattactgcattccctgggatcctctttctttggaattgggatgtatattgaacacttccagtctgtgggccgttgttttcttttccatatttattgtttttgtcaaattttggaccaattcagtctcagtagcttgtagcaactctattggtatgccatctgtccctggtgatttgtttcttccaagtattttaagagcagcttccacctcacaccccctcaccacatttaggtgtgcatcctagagggggttctTTGTGGTAATAAGccttaaatatttttgttctttCAAATGAAACCTGCTGTAGCCTGGAACTGGGTTTGGGCAGTGCAACTGACTCCTGAATAGGACACAGCAGTGGGCAGCCTGAGCAAATTCCATCTACCTTTGTGCCTATCCATAAAAATAGTTCCCAGGTACCCTCTTTGTTGTGCAATTTTTGGGGTGAGCTGGTTTTGGGTCCTGGGTGAGACTCAGGGTGGATGCATGGAGTCTTGGGTGAGGGCCAGGAGGCTGGGGAGGGGTGTCAGAAGGAGAAAGAATTGATAttggtttatatttattagtaatttgtattCATGTAATTGTATATGTAACCTTGTGTATTTTTGTCATATTTGTTTAAGTTGTCTATTCTTGTGTTagttttctgtaaaccacttagagatataATAAGTGGTGTAGAAATGgttctaaataaaatatatggaaaAATGTTTATGGTGTGTAGAAAATGCCAAACGAATAGTGATTACAGAATGTTGATGAGGAAAGTATTTAATAACACCTGAAATGCATATATGAAAGAGGGAAAGAGCACTACGCCAGATaaacctgttggaacgcctctcccgatacgaaccggcccgtacactacgttctgctacgaaggccctcctccgggttctgactcataaagaggcccggagggtggtgacaagatctagggccttctcagtggtggcccccgaactgtggaacagtctccccgaggaggtgtgcctggcgccgacactgatatcctttcggcgccaggttaaaaccttcctcttttccaaagcattttaatttaaattaacctgattttcatatttgttgtattgattttagattgttcttattttatatgttcttattgtattatattgtgtattttattgtattctttgtgttcaccgcccagagagctattgctagtcgggcggtatataagtctaataaataataataataataaagttgctTAGTTTCATATAATTGTATCTTAATTTTGTTCTTTGCATTACATTGATATGTTGTGTAAGCTACCTATTATCCTGTTCCTGCCACTGCTTGGCAGTCTGTGAACATGGATTCATTTGAAAGTAGGTTCGCTGCAGCAATCTACAAGCTATAATGACATCAAACTGGTGAAAGGTGTCAAGGCTAAGAgcaggaagacccaggttcaaatctccattcatctatgaagctcactgggtgaccttgggcacaTCACATTCTTACaatccaacctacctcacagggttgttgtgaggatttgaTCTGGGAGAGGGGCTTATAAGCCACTCAAACAGGATTAAAGGATATGTAATAAATATTTAGGTCACTTCTTGATACTGTGGTATGCTGGCAGCAAGAAAGCTTACTTTGCATTGGGATGGTAAAAGAGGAAAATAGTAGGGTTTTGAAAGCAGATCCCCTTCCAGAGCTTCTCCCTTTCCTGAAATATATTCCATGATGTGGTTATAAAGAGTGATCGGCATTAGGACGAGGAATTTAGAAGAACT belongs to Rhineura floridana isolate rRhiFlo1 chromosome 11, rRhiFlo1.hap2, whole genome shotgun sequence and includes:
- the LOC133366958 gene encoding G-protein coupled receptor 4-like codes for the protein MCQNSIGVMNATICHSLPFNTTKYFTLPVYSVVLAVGLPLNSLALWALIYQMKRSIILSVYIMNLVLANILQTLTLPFWMYYSYHNHKWGLGKGACVLAGFAFRTNFYAKNNFLCLIAMERYFGLVHPLRFHRLQTMQGATRVSIACWLLVATLCAVGIGLQMQGSGLTQEHCLDGSEVNYDYSQFRLSITSLSFFIPCLLMGFFYFRVLLELRKVASLEQRAKRQIYGFVSLIIVTFFLLFMPFQVISFYRYVMEARLRRDATRSCDMVRGIFIYEHTTLCLTTLGNILDPLLYILLLKDVRAEFKHVFSFKAHRTGVLYKSEQQGVPPCVTGGDQTQDQVGI